In Flavobacterium sp. WV_118_3, one DNA window encodes the following:
- a CDS encoding tetratricopeptide repeat protein gives MKKWFSCYFLLFSLVMAAQVKDRNLPRGNEAFGEKNYSEAEADYRISQSKVPTRATSSYNLGNAIYRQNQPGEAKFAYMKAIENAKGKKQKHKAMHNLGNVFMLEKNYSGAVEAYKDALRNNPYDEETRYNYALAKQKLKENPPKNNNKDKNKDKNKEQQDQKDKDKNKDKGDNKKDQNKDKGQDKKDDKGDPKDKNGDKGDKDKPNAQPKPSGASKQRMENLLDALNNEEKKIQDKVKAREVKGSPVKNEKDW, from the coding sequence ATGAAGAAGTGGTTTAGTTGTTATTTTCTGTTGTTTTCATTGGTAATGGCGGCTCAGGTCAAAGACCGGAATCTGCCGCGCGGCAATGAAGCGTTCGGCGAAAAAAACTATTCGGAAGCCGAAGCAGATTATCGTATCTCGCAATCTAAAGTGCCAACACGAGCGACTTCATCCTATAATCTCGGTAATGCCATTTACAGGCAAAACCAACCCGGGGAAGCGAAGTTTGCGTATATGAAGGCGATTGAAAATGCCAAAGGGAAAAAGCAAAAACATAAAGCGATGCATAACCTTGGTAATGTCTTTATGTTGGAAAAAAACTATTCGGGAGCGGTGGAAGCCTATAAAGATGCGTTGCGGAATAATCCGTATGACGAGGAAACCCGTTATAATTATGCGTTGGCCAAACAGAAGTTAAAAGAAAATCCGCCGAAAAATAATAATAAAGACAAAAACAAGGATAAGAATAAAGAGCAACAGGATCAGAAAGATAAGGATAAAAACAAAGATAAAGGCGACAATAAAAAAGACCAGAATAAAGATAAAGGTCAGGATAAAAAAGACGATAAAGGTGATCCGAAAGACAAAAACGGAGATAAAGGCGATAAAGACAAACCGAACGCCCAGCCAAAACCAAGTGGTGCTTCCAAACAACGAATGGAAAACCTCCTGGACGCTTTAAATAATGAAGAGAAAAAAATTCAGGACAAAGTGAAGGCCAGAGAGGTCAAAGGAAGTCCTGTTAAAAATGAAAAAGATTGGTAA
- a CDS encoding CvpA family protein → MSFFDILLAAVLLYGFIQGFRQGLFTAFASLISLIVGIILAIKFSHLVRSFIENHVSWNPKYIEVTAFGLTFILVVVGIILLAKLFTGIASFAQMGWLNTIAGGVFGILKMALILSILLNLFQKININNYFLSQETMDKSLFYNPIQKTSQLIFPSVQEWYEDFKTIDADKETSSAS, encoded by the coding sequence ATGAGCTTTTTTGACATTCTACTTGCCGCTGTTTTACTATACGGATTTATTCAAGGTTTCCGCCAGGGATTGTTTACTGCGTTTGCGTCGCTGATTTCTTTGATTGTAGGCATTATTCTGGCGATCAAATTTTCGCATCTGGTACGATCGTTTATCGAGAATCATGTTTCCTGGAATCCGAAATATATTGAAGTAACCGCTTTCGGACTTACATTTATCCTCGTTGTTGTGGGCATAATCCTGTTGGCCAAACTATTTACCGGAATTGCCAGTTTTGCGCAAATGGGCTGGTTAAATACGATTGCCGGCGGTGTTTTCGGAATCTTAAAAATGGCTTTAATACTCAGTATTCTGCTCAACCTTTTCCAAAAAATCAACATTAATAATTATTTCCTTTCGCAGGAAACAATGGACAAATCGTTGTTTTACAACCCGATTCAGAAAACCTCTCAACTGATTTTCCCGAGTGTACAGGAATGGTACGAGGATTTTAAAACGATCGATGCCGACAAAGAAACTTCATCGGCATCGTAA
- a CDS encoding tetratricopeptide repeat protein: MKKLLYIVLFVSQVFWAQTAFEKGNDFYKKEKYEEAAASYEQVVQSGKQSSELYFNLGNAYYKMHKVAPAIYNYEKALLLNPKDHAAQTNLHFAQKMTIDEIKIVPKVGFSKMLNDLLDVFHYEEWAWIAVGSAVFFLLCFIGYYFASQTIVKRIFFFGMFVVLVSMLISVSAAIAEKDNYNSERPAIVFAEVVPVKSEPKATASDAFVLHEGAKVFVIESLDNWRKIQLTDDKEGWIEKEAIKELK; the protein is encoded by the coding sequence ATGAAAAAGCTATTGTATATCGTCCTTTTCGTTTCCCAGGTATTTTGGGCACAGACTGCTTTTGAAAAAGGAAATGATTTCTATAAAAAAGAAAAATACGAGGAAGCGGCCGCCAGTTACGAACAGGTGGTTCAATCCGGAAAACAATCGTCGGAGTTGTATTTTAACTTGGGGAATGCCTATTATAAGATGCATAAAGTAGCACCAGCTATTTACAATTATGAAAAGGCGTTGTTGCTCAATCCGAAAGATCATGCGGCGCAGACCAATCTGCATTTTGCACAGAAAATGACCATCGATGAGATTAAAATCGTGCCGAAAGTTGGCTTTTCCAAAATGCTAAACGATCTGTTGGATGTATTCCATTATGAAGAATGGGCCTGGATTGCCGTTGGATCAGCTGTTTTTTTTCTGTTGTGTTTTATTGGTTATTATTTTGCCAGTCAAACCATAGTAAAGCGAATCTTTTTCTTCGGAATGTTTGTCGTACTAGTATCGATGCTGATCAGTGTATCGGCGGCTATTGCAGAAAAAGATAATTATAACAGCGAACGACCGGCTATTGTTTTTGCTGAGGTTGTTCCGGTAAAAAGCGAACCTAAAGCAACGGCTTCAGATGCTTTTGTATTACACGAAGGTGCCAAAGTCTTTGTGATCGAATCGCTCGATAACTGGCGGAAAATTCAGCTGACCGATGATAAAGAGGGTTGGATCGAAAAAGAAGCCATCAAAGAATTAAAATAA
- the pheS gene encoding phenylalanine--tRNA ligase subunit alpha, whose product MIDKIKEYISEAQAFTTDNKETLETFRIKFLGSKGLLKDLFAEFKNVPNDQKKEFGLVINLLKTTAEDKVKSIQDALESKEETKGIYGDLSRPGEPLVIGSRHPISIVKNQIVDIFSNIGFNVSEGPEIEDDWHNFTALNLPEYHPARDMQDTFFIQTNPDILLRTHTSSVQVRYMEDNKPPIRTISPGRVFRNEAVSSRSHCIFHQVEGLYIDQNVSFADLKQTLLYFTKEMFGKSKIRLRPSYFPFTEPSAEVDIYWGLKTETDYRITKGTGWLEIMGCGMVDPNVLKNCGIDADKYNGFAFGMGIERIAMLLYQIGDIRMFYENDVRFLEQFKSSI is encoded by the coding sequence ATGATTGATAAGATTAAAGAATACATTAGCGAAGCGCAGGCTTTTACTACAGATAATAAAGAAACCCTGGAAACATTCCGTATCAAGTTCTTAGGAAGTAAAGGCCTTCTTAAAGACTTGTTTGCCGAATTTAAAAATGTTCCCAACGATCAGAAAAAAGAATTCGGTCTGGTGATTAACCTGCTGAAGACAACCGCGGAAGATAAAGTAAAATCCATTCAGGATGCTTTAGAAAGCAAAGAAGAAACCAAAGGTATTTACGGCGATTTGTCGCGTCCGGGAGAACCATTGGTAATCGGATCACGCCATCCGATTTCAATTGTAAAAAATCAGATTGTCGATATTTTTTCCAATATCGGATTCAACGTTTCCGAAGGTCCGGAAATCGAAGACGACTGGCATAACTTTACCGCGTTAAACTTACCGGAATACCATCCGGCGCGCGATATGCAGGATACGTTCTTTATCCAGACCAATCCGGATATATTATTGCGTACCCATACATCGTCCGTTCAGGTGCGTTATATGGAAGATAATAAACCGCCAATCCGAACCATTTCTCCCGGAAGAGTGTTCCGTAACGAAGCAGTGTCATCCCGTTCACACTGTATTTTCCATCAGGTGGAAGGTTTGTATATTGATCAGAATGTTTCGTTTGCCGATTTAAAACAGACCTTGTTGTATTTCACCAAAGAGATGTTCGGAAAATCGAAAATCCGTCTGCGTCCATCCTACTTCCCGTTCACCGAGCCAAGTGCTGAAGTGGATATTTACTGGGGATTAAAAACCGAAACCGATTACCGTATCACCAAAGGTACCGGGTGGTTGGAAATCATGGGATGCGGAATGGTCGATCCGAACGTTTTAAAAAACTGCGGCATCGATGCCGATAAATACAACGGATTCGCATTCGGTATGGGTATCGAACGAATTGCCATGTTGTTATACCAAATCGGAGACATTCGTATGTTCTACGAAAATGACGTCCGGTTTTTAGAACAATTCAAATCCAGCATTTAA
- a CDS encoding BatD family protein translates to MNRVIFLLLLCFQGLFAQVQFEATVSKNTLGINERLRIDFTMNEDGDNFSPPAFEGFRVVGGPNQAVSYSWINGKKSFNKSFSYFLMPLKKGPAIIKPASIEIDGKIYKTNPVKVMVTNAVQEEVNPYYPQQKTGEGIHLVAEISKTNPYINEPITVVYKLYVSNTASVRNWREMASPKYNDFWSQNIDIKKLVVENGKYNGEDYRYVVLRKTVLYPQKAGKLEIEPLSLDIEVDLPTGRRDFFGRMEYASGNKTVSAGAKSINVRTLPEAGKPIDFTGAVGDFDFKVTPSKTTLKAGESLNLVVSVSGKGNLKLFNLPKPVVPSALEMYDPEHKEKVTTPLSGMQGEVSDTYAIIPQYKGNYLIKPMVFSYFDLSANKYKTINSPEIMINVVDGPSPTSGDNQVASLPGKQSVVANDQFQFIKLKTNLTSIHQKEFLGSGLFYSLLMAPFLIIPIIVLARKKKEAIDGDVVGNKIRQSNKLAKRFLSEANKQMGNKEAFYVAMEKALHNFLKAKLHIETSEMSKENIQELLLSRKATPETVQNFLGLMDSCEFARYTPASVGTMQQDYDKAVTVISGLEKQITN, encoded by the coding sequence ATGAATAGAGTTATTTTTCTGCTATTATTATGCTTTCAGGGGCTTTTTGCTCAGGTGCAGTTTGAAGCAACCGTGAGTAAGAATACCCTTGGGATTAACGAACGCCTTCGTATTGATTTTACAATGAACGAAGACGGGGATAATTTCAGCCCACCGGCTTTTGAAGGATTCCGGGTTGTAGGTGGCCCGAATCAGGCGGTGAGCTATTCGTGGATTAACGGAAAAAAATCATTTAATAAATCCTTTTCCTATTTTCTGATGCCGTTAAAAAAAGGACCGGCCATCATTAAACCGGCTTCTATCGAAATCGATGGGAAAATTTATAAAACGAATCCGGTAAAAGTAATGGTTACCAATGCGGTACAGGAAGAAGTAAATCCGTATTATCCGCAACAAAAAACGGGCGAGGGAATTCATCTGGTAGCCGAAATTTCCAAAACCAATCCGTATATCAACGAACCGATAACGGTAGTGTATAAATTATATGTGAGTAACACCGCCAGTGTGAGAAACTGGCGCGAAATGGCCAGTCCGAAATATAACGATTTCTGGAGTCAGAATATCGATATCAAAAAACTGGTTGTGGAAAACGGAAAATACAACGGTGAAGACTATCGTTATGTGGTGTTGCGTAAAACGGTGTTATATCCGCAAAAAGCCGGAAAACTCGAAATAGAACCGCTTTCACTGGACATCGAAGTCGACTTGCCAACCGGACGTCGGGATTTCTTCGGACGTATGGAATATGCCAGCGGTAATAAAACCGTTTCGGCCGGAGCCAAATCGATTAATGTACGCACCTTACCGGAAGCCGGAAAACCTATCGATTTTACCGGCGCAGTTGGTGATTTCGACTTTAAAGTTACACCATCGAAAACCACATTAAAAGCAGGCGAATCACTGAATCTGGTGGTGAGTGTTTCCGGAAAAGGAAACCTGAAATTGTTTAATCTTCCAAAACCGGTAGTCCCAAGTGCATTGGAAATGTACGATCCGGAGCATAAAGAAAAAGTAACCACACCGCTTTCCGGTATGCAGGGCGAAGTGTCGGATACCTATGCAATCATTCCGCAATACAAAGGAAATTATCTGATTAAACCAATGGTGTTTTCGTATTTCGATCTGAGTGCCAATAAATATAAGACGATCAATTCGCCGGAAATAATGATCAATGTAGTGGACGGGCCGTCGCCAACTTCAGGTGATAACCAGGTGGCTTCCTTACCCGGAAAACAAAGTGTGGTGGCAAACGATCAGTTTCAGTTTATCAAACTAAAAACCAATCTGACCAGTATCCATCAAAAAGAATTCTTAGGTTCCGGTTTGTTCTATTCCTTATTGATGGCGCCATTCCTGATCATTCCGATAATTGTATTGGCCCGTAAGAAAAAAGAAGCGATCGATGGTGATGTGGTTGGAAATAAAATCCGTCAGTCCAATAAACTGGCCAAACGATTCCTGTCGGAAGCCAATAAACAAATGGGGAATAAAGAAGCCTTTTATGTGGCAATGGAAAAAGCCTTGCATAATTTCTTAAAAGCGAAATTGCATATTGAAACATCGGAGATGAGTAAAGAAAATATTCAGGAATTGCTATTGTCCCGAAAAGCAACGCCCGAAACGGTTCAAAACTTTTTAGGATTGATGGATAGTTGTGAGTTTGCACGCTATACACCGGCTTCGGTGGGTACCATGCAACAGGATTATGATAAAGCTGTAACCGTAATTTCCGGACTGGAAAAACAAATCACGAACTAA